One part of the Triplophysa rosa linkage group LG5, Trosa_1v2, whole genome shotgun sequence genome encodes these proteins:
- the LOC130554173 gene encoding gastrula zinc finger protein XlCGF57.1-like, with amino-acid sequence MENVKEDREDTIDSDRCKLKNEDTEEQTDLVGLKDESDELNGVEETHQYQKNHDLKMEEISSGCSEMTNTEQRTNTKKSFTCPHCEDVFALKSDFDLHVKIHTGEKTFTCPQCEEGFALKTDFELHIRVHTGEKIFTCPQCGEHFLYKGHLARHIRTHIKGGCLYPCVQCGKRFKQRSLLNDHMKIHSEERPYTCVQCGKSFKQRGPLHVHMKIHSEERPYTCVQCGKSFKQRGPLHVHMKIHSEERPYPCLQCGKRFKLSRMLKNHRKIHSEERPYTCLQCGKSFKQSGPLHVHMKIHSGKRPFPCPQCGKSFIQSDALKNHMRIHTGERPYPCPQCGKSFRQSGALNEHMRIHSGERPYSCVQCGKTFRRRNMLNDHMRIHTGERPYTCVQCGKSFSENGALNEHMKIHSEERPFTCAQCGRSFRRRNMLNDHRKIHSEERPYTCVQCGKSFKQSSMLNDHVKIHSEERPYTCVQCGKSFKQRGPLHVHMKIHSEERPYPCPQCGKSFKQGDTLKNHMRIHTGERPYPCPQCGKSFRRSSALIVHKRIHTGECPYTCPQCGKSFRQSGALNEHIRIHSGERPYACV; translated from the exons ATGGAGAATGTAAAAGAAGACCGTGAGGACACGATCGATTCAGACCGATGCAAATTGAAAAATGAAGATACTGAGGAACAAACAG ACCTGGTGGGGCTGAAAGATGAAAGTGATGAACTGAATGGAGTGGAGGAGACCCATCAGTATCAGAAAAATCATGATTTAAAAATGGAAGAAATATCTTCTGGTTGCTCGGAAATGACAAATACAGAGCAAAGGacgaacacaaaaaaatcttttaCTTGCCCTCattgtgaagatgtttttgcATTGAAAAGTGACTTTGATTTGCATGTAAAAATCCATACTGGAGAAAAGACGTTCACATGCCCTCAGTGTGAAGAGGGCTTTGCTTTGAAAACAGACTTTGAGCTGCACATAAGAgtccacactggagaaaagatTTTCACCTGCCCTCAGTGTGGAGAACATTTCTTGTACAAAGGACATCTTGCACGTCACATAAGAACTCACATTAAAGGAGGATGCCTATAcccatgtgttcagtgtggaaagagattTAAACAGAGAAGTCTGCTTAATGACCACATGAAAATTCACTCTGAAGAGCGTCCGTACacgtgtgttcagtgtggaaagagttttaaacaGAGGGGTCCGCTTCATGTCCACATGAAAATTCACTCTGAAGAGCGTCCGTACacgtgtgttcagtgtggaaagagttttaaacaGAGGGGTCCGCTTCATGTCCACATGAAAATTCACTCCGAAGAGCGCCCATACCCGTgtcttcagtgtggaaagagattTAAACTGAGTAGGATGCTTAAAAACCACAGGAAAATTCACTCTGAAGAGCGCCCGTACACGTgtcttcagtgtggaaagagttttaagcAGAGTGGTCCACTTCATGTCCACATGAAAATTCACTCTGGAAAGCGCCCATTCccgtgtcctcagtgtggaaagagttttataCAGAGTGATGCACTTAAaaaccacatgagaattcacactggagagcgcccgtacccgtgtcctcagtgtggaaagagttttagacAAAGTGGTGCGCTCAATgaacacatgagaattcactcTGGAGAGCGCCCATACTCATGTGTTCAATGTGGAAAGACTTTTAGACGGAGAAATATGCTGAATgaccacatgagaattcacactggagagcgtccatacacgtgtgttcagtgtggaaagagttttagtGAGAATGGTGCGCTTAATGAACACATGAAAATTCACTCTGAAGAGCGTCCATTCACCTGTGCTCAGTGTGGAAGGAGTTTTAGACGGAGAAATATGCTGAATGACCACAGGAAAATTCACTCTGAAGAGCGCCCATACacgtgtgttcagtgtggaaagagttttaaacaGAGTAGTATGCTTAATGACCACGTGAAAATTCACTCTGAAGAGCGCCCGTACacgtgtgttcagtgtggaaagagttttaaacaGAGGGGTCCGCTTCATGTCCACATGAAAATTCACTCTGAAGAGCGTCCGTACccgtgtcctcagtgtggaaagagttttaaacaGGGTGATACACTTAAaaaccacatgagaattcacactggagagcgcccatacccgtgtcctcagtgtggaaagagctttCGAAGGAGTAGTGCGCTTATTGTCCAcaagagaattcacactggagagtgcccctacacatgtcctcagtgtggaaagagctttAGACAAAGTGGTGCACTTAATGAACACATTAGAATTCACTCTGGAGAGCGCCCATACGCCTGTGTTTAA
- the LOC130554175 gene encoding gastrula zinc finger protein XlCGF26.1-like translates to MEVVKEEIEDIKVSDPCRVKNEDTAEQTDLLELKDESDDLNGLEETHQYQKTHHFKTEEISSGCSEMKNTSSKTSQRKSFTCPHCEEGFALKTDFELHISGHSGEKMFTCPQCGEHFSYNKQFRNHIRTHTKERLHPCLQCGKSFRRSSVLSNHMKIHTGEHPYTCLQCGKSFRESGALNKHKRIHTGECPYTCVQCGQSFRQKGSLNSHMKIHSGERPYPCVQCGKSFRQKGALNAHMRIHTGERPYPCVQCGKSFRQRGALNAHMRIHTGERPYPCVQCGKSFRKSDALNDHMRIHTGQRPYLCPQCGKCFRKSDALNDHMRIHTGERPYPCPQCGKSFRLSGALNIHMRIHTGERPYPCVQCGKCFRKSDVLNDHMRIHTGEGPYPCPQCGKCFRKSDALNEHMKIHTGEGPCMCVQCGKSFKESCTLNNHMRIHTGERPYTCVQCGKSFGQSGALNVHMKIHTGERPYVCVQCGKSFTRNDKLNNHMRTHSGERPYSCPQCGKSFTRNDALNIHMKNHSGERTYACAQCGKSFTRATSLKAHMRTHSRETPNTTSV, encoded by the exons ATGGAGGTTGTTAAAGAGGAGATTGAAGACATAAAGGTTTCAGACCCATGCAGAGTGAAAAATGAAGATACTGCGGAACAAACAG atctgTTGGAACTGAAAGATGAAAGTGATGACCTGAATGGACTGGAGGAGACACATCAGTATCAGAAAACTCATCATTTCAAAACGGAAGAAATATCTTCTGGTTGCTCGGAGATGAAAAATACTTCTTCAAAAACAAGTCAAAGAAAATCTTTCACTTGCCCTCATTGTGAAGAAGGCTTTGCTTTGAAAACAGACTTTGAGCTGCACATAAGCGGCCACTCTGGAGAAAAGATGTTCACCTGCCCTCAGTGCGGAGAACATTTCTCGTACAACAAACAATTTCGAAACCACATAAGAACTCACACTAAAGAGCGTCTACACCCATgtcttcagtgtggaaagagttttagacGGAGTAGTGTGCTTAGTAACCACAtgaaaattcacactggagagcacCCGTACACGTgtcttcagtgtggaaagagttttagaGAAAGTGGTGCACTTAATAAACAcaagagaattcacactggagagtgCCCGTACACGTGTGTTCAGTGTGGCCAGAGTTTTAGACAAAAAGGTTCACTTAATTCCCACATGAAAATTCACTCTGGAGAGCGCCCGTACccgtgtgttcagtgtggaaaaagTTTTAGACAAAAAGGTGCGCTTAATgcccacatgagaattcacactggagagcgcccatacccgtgtgttcagtgtggaaagagttttagacAGAGGGGTGCGCTTAATgcccacatgagaattcacactggagagcgcccgtacccgtgtgttcagtgtggaaagagttttagaAAAAGTGATGCGCTTAATgaccacatgagaattcacactggacaGCGCCCGTACctgtgtcctcagtgtggaaagtgtTTTAGAAAAAGTGATGCGCTTAATgaccacatgagaattcacaccggagagcGTCCGTACccgtgtcctcagtgtggaaagagttttagacTGAGTGGTGCACTTAATatacacatgagaattcacactggagagcgtccatacccgtgtgttcagtgtggaaagtgtTTTAGAAAAAGTGATGTGCTCAATgaccacatgagaattcacactggagagggTCCATACccgtgtcctcagtgtggaaagtgtTTTAGAAAAAGTGATGCGCTTAATGAACACAtgaaaattcacactggagagggTCCATgcatgtgtgttcagtgtggaaagagttttaaagaGAGTTGTACGCTTAAtaaccacatgagaattcacactggagagcgcccataCACGTGTGTTcaatgtggaaagagttttggACAGAGTGGTGCACTTAATGTTCACAtgaaaattcacactggagagcgcccatacgtgtgtgttcagtgtgggaAAAGTTTTACAAGGAATGATAAGCTTAATAACCACATGAGAACTCATTCTGGAGAGCGCCCGTACTCGTGTCCTCAGTGTGGGAAAAGTTTTACAAGGAATGATGCACTTAACATCCACATGAAAAATCACTCTGGAGAGCGCACATATGCATGTGCTcaatgtggaaagagttttacacGGGCAACAAGTCTAAAGGCCCACATGAGAACTCACTCTAGAGAGACTCCAAACACAACTTCGGTGTAG